A stretch of Falco rusticolus isolate bFalRus1 chromosome 2, bFalRus1.pri, whole genome shotgun sequence DNA encodes these proteins:
- the LOC119143630 gene encoding claudin-8-like produces the protein MACCVLQITGLIFGGVGMVGTLAATVMPQWRVSAYIDGNIVVFETIWEGLWMDCISQLGIRLQCKFYDSVLALPPPLEVFRALMCIAVVLSIISFLMAIVGVKYTHRTKEDPRGISIFILAAGVTFLLTGILVLIPVSWTGGSIIRDFYDPEVPMPLKRELGAALYVGWVSTVLLIAAGAMYCSFWCWAGTSSKSRYPSLSRQRLHKPDLAGGPSLSVHAYV, from the coding sequence ATGGCTTGCTGTGTGCTACAAATCACTGGTCTAATATTTGGAGGTGTCGGCATGGTTGGGACTTTGGCAGCCACAGTTATGCCACAGTGGAGAGTTTCTGCCTACATTGATGGCAACATCGTGGTGTTTGAGACCATCTGGGAAGGACTGTGGATGGACTGCATCAGTCAGCTGGGCATCAGGCTGCAGTGCAAATTCTATGACTCTGTCCTGGCTCTCCCCCCACCCTTGGAGGTGTTCAGAGCCCTCATGTGCATTGCAGTGGTCCTGTCAATCATTTCCTTTTTGATGGCCATTGTTGGTGTGAAGTACACTCACAGGACCAAGGAGGATCCCCGGGGCATCAGTATCTTCATACTGGCAGCTGGAGTTACCTTTCTCCTGACAGGTATCCTTGTTCTGATCCCCGTGTCCTGGACTGGAGGTAGCATCATTCGTGACTTCTATGATCCGGAAGTCCCTATGCCACTGAAGCGAGAACTAGGAGCTGCTCTCTATGTGGGCTGGGTGAGCACTGTACTTCTCATTGCTGCAGGAGCAATGTACTGTAGCTTCTGGTGCTGGGCTGGTACATCCTCAAAATCCAGGTATCCATCGCTTTCCCGACAGAGACTGCACAAACCTGACTTGGCAGGAGGGCCATCCCTAAGTGTGCATGCCTATGTGTAG